Genomic segment of Juglans microcarpa x Juglans regia isolate MS1-56 chromosome 7S, Jm3101_v1.0, whole genome shotgun sequence:
AGGATACTAGTGTCTGTCGGAGAGCCGTGGTGAGCTAGTGTAGTTTGTCGAAAGAGATCGAGGTGGCTCAAACTGATATGCCTTGTCAAATCTGTGGTAGCACTGAAGTGCTACGTGGCCCATTTTATTGCAGACCTGGCATGTGGGTTTGTTGGTTTGTGAAGTAGAGAGGGGAGAAGATGTAGTGGTGCGACCTCCACGGTTACGGCCACCCCGATAATTGTTTCGGCCATTACCACGATAAGTGCTGCGGCTTCCACGATATGCATTTTGAGAAGAGAAGGAGGTGTTAAGATTTGCAGATGGTGTTGGGAGGAGGCCATGTTGTATGGGGGTAAGTGATACTCGGCTTTCAAAAGTGAGAAGTAGATTGAATAGCTCAGAGGAGCTTATAGGAGTGGCACGAGTTGTCACTGAAGTGACGAAAGTATCAAAATCAGAGGTGAGGCCATTGAGCAGATATGAGACTACCTCAGAGTCTCGAAGTGGTTCACCGGCAGCAGTCATTGTGTTTGAGAGGGGCCGAACTTTTCTGTAATAGTCGGTTACTGATAGGGAGCCTTTTCTCAGATTAGTGAGTTGATGACGAATTTGGAAGATTTTGGCTTGAGATTGTGAAGTGAACATGGTGTCGAGGGTGAGCCAGAGTTCACGGGATGTCCGAGAGGTAATAGCTTGAGCCAAGATTGGTTATGTGAGAGATGAAAGTAAGGCACTGAGAAGCATTTGATCAGTGCGACGCCATTGAAGGTAAGCTGGATTTGGTTGAGGAAGTGAAGATCCAGTTGGAGACGGTGATACTGCGGGAAGAATAGGTGGGGGAGGAGGTGTGGAACCATCGATGAAGTGATATAGTTCTTGGCCATGGAGATAGGGAATGATTTGGGCACGCCACAATAGGTAGTTATCAGAAGTTAGTTTTACGGAAACTATGTGGAGAAGTTGCTGGGGAGTTGGAAGGTAGAAGGATGAAGAAGATCTTTATCAGAGGAGGAGCTATCGGAAGCCAtggaaggagaggaagaagaaaaagaaaatgaaaggaaagaggaccaggtaaaaaaaaaaaagacgttaGTCGCTATTggctctctgataccatgttaagaagaGGAAATGCAAATTGATAGAAGGAAAAACCTTTTCTATATTTCTAGAATGTATTGCTCTGTGTACAAACTTGagtatttatagtatttaaaaACCTAACAACTTCTCTAAGGAATATAATCGAGTACATGCTGTGCATTACAAATAGCAGAGTATATTTACAGagtatttatagtatttaaaaACCTAACAACTTCTCTAAGGAATATAATCGAGTACATGCTGTGCATTACAAATAGCAGAGTATATTTACAGAGCTGGTTACAAGTTGTCGGCCATAATACAATGTATAATCATGTATTGCTATGGCAGTACAGCAGCCATACCCAGAGGGTAGGCACCAGCCTATTCTAGGTGATTCCAGAAGATATTCGTTGAGGAGTGTCCAGCGGAGCAGTTGACGTGGTTGTTCTTCTGGAGGCAGCAGCTGTGCTGGAGTTCTTGGATGCTAAAGTGGATGGCTCAATAAGGACTTTTCAATAATTGcaaacatggaaaaaaaattttaattagtagAATATCAAATCATATGACTACTAATTTATCAATTGTTTAATTTGTGCATGTTCACGATATATGGACTTGACACAATGATcccattttatttaaatttggcTTAATCAATTCCTCAAGAATAAGCTTATGACGACTCAAAACATCATCAATGACAAGAATAAGATtgagtattaatatattaatattattgcatGACTACTCATATATGATAGtcttaaaaacaaaagcagACAAATACTGCGTACGAGTGATCGATCTGtcttttattgtgtttttataaggagaagaaaaggaaaaccatGTGATATATCATGATCTTCGATCGGAATCGCCATCAATCTGATCATCGATCGTCAATAATTCCAGCTATAGCAAAGATCATGCTGATTATCATCTGGGTTTAGCATGCATGGACCAGTTAGAAGAGCTTTCCAATAACATTCACTGCAACGAGTTCCGTCTCTATGATAGTCGTAGATGTCGAACCAATACAGTTTAGAACACCCATCGGTATTCCACCTAAAACTGCAATAGAACAGTGTGCTCCCAAAATATCTCGGCCTAAAGCTGAATTCGTAGTAGCTATTGTTGTAGTGTAGTAGATGCTCGCCAAGATCGTTATCCCGAGATTTGCAATGAAGTTTAAGATCAATACCCAAATCCAATTCATTAGAGATTCTCACATGCACTCGGTCATATCCTGCAACCATATCAAATGTAGTTACAAAGAACACAAGCTGCAGCAGCATCAGAAGCAGAACATCATCATGAACTTTTGAtctcatcatgatcatgttgATAATTTGTTTGCAGGCAAGGTTTTGATATGGTGGCGAaacttagaatatctcaacttcttaacatgcatgcatgggttttataatttgatctaaGGCAGCATGCGTGCAAGCATATAATATCCACGCACACATGAATGGAATCATGTAGTACACAAAACTCCATATCAGATTCACATGCATGGTTGGTAAAAGATCTGTATTATattaatgtgtgtgtgtgtgtgtgtgtgtgtgtgtgtgtgtgtgtgtataaaatatacatataattcaatattattggtaattacttaattaattcCCTAGCTGGCCTTGAATGATCAGAAAATATTACTCAGTATTTATTGAATTACTTAATTGagataatatttgaatattctTACTAAATGAgctatattaataaaaagaaagtaatcaatatatatatgtctagatatttaaattaaatctcGATTTAGGTTTCTAGTTATTCATCCTGGACATTTAACATTAATTTAACATATATGGGAGAGCTGATTATATATAAGCCTTCTTTtgaagaggagaaaagaaattaaaagagttCAATTATAAGAATCTGCACTTTTGTAAAGACATATAAggattaattaaagaaatttttctatattttgacaaacatacatatatatgagagttttgctatatacaagTCGGTGACACCACTTACAATGGGacctattattataatttttttaaaaaaatcaaaacactaattatttcttattaacaTAACTAATGTGGAAGGTTTCCACATCTACAATGTATTGGATTTGTAAAAAATGaggcttataaatagattttctgtATTTTGAAAGAGgaccaaaaatatatatagatcatgtgCCCTTGTGAACACCCAAGAAAGTGAACTAATAGTTAAGACAAGCATGGCCAACCACCAATTACATGTTTCTCAATatttcaaacaaacaaattacTAGCTAGCTCTTTTAAGTGacttgaaaattataatgaggctgaaataaaatgagaaaacaatAACCACATATGAGTACTCATGATCAAGAAAAGCCCTAATCCTTCAAACCACAAGagcacatatataattattatgagTTTGCAATTTATATTCAGTACTCTGACTACTCTTGTATGCAACACAATATATACATCTTTGATCTGTCAGATCGTGCATATTGTTTGAAGAACAATATCAACGAGTAAAAGCATGTGactttagtcaaattttaatgATACATGCATTACACACTACAATAAAAACCGTCTTTTAATTTTCGGTGCCAATAATCGTCGCAAATAACCCATAAAATCACAAATATTAATACATGCATTAATATTTCCTAGCGGTTAATTCTACTGCGCCGAACGTTCGTCGCAATTGTTTACTCAATTATAAGTTGAACCAGCAATAGGTCAGGCTAGCTACTAggttcaatattatttatatatatatatatatatattcagaaaattaattattaattacgtACTTT
This window contains:
- the LOC121240901 gene encoding S-protein homolog 3-like — encoded protein: MIMMRSKVHDDVLLLMLLQLVFFVTTFDMVAGYDRVHVRISNELDLGIDLKLHCKSRDNDLGEHLLHYNNSYYEFSFRPRYFGSTLFYCSFRWNTDGCSKLYWFDIYDYHRDGTRCSECYWKALLTGPCMLNPDDNQHDLCYSWNY